One stretch of Rosistilla oblonga DNA includes these proteins:
- the prpB gene encoding methylisocitrate lyase, whose translation MSPSQPVTAGERLWSAVDHERPLQIAGAVNAISAMLAEQAGFRAIYLSGSGVASASHGLPDLGVTTLHDVLEDARRIASATELPLLVDADTGWGDSRMIGRATRELIRSGAAGLHLEDQIAEKRCGHRPGKRLVSTIEMQDRLKAALDSRTNDRFAIMARTDAVDVEGIDAAIDRAARYVETGAEMIFAEAVALLDDYKRFTAAVEVPVLANITEFGKTPMFTVDELRSAGVRLILYPLTAFRCMNAAARNAYETLRRDGTQAELIAAMQTREELYDVLDYHAQEPD comes from the coding sequence ATGTCGCCTTCGCAACCTGTCACCGCCGGGGAACGTTTGTGGTCCGCCGTCGACCATGAGCGACCGTTGCAGATCGCTGGAGCTGTCAACGCGATCTCGGCAATGTTAGCCGAGCAAGCCGGTTTTCGAGCGATCTATTTGTCGGGGTCCGGTGTCGCCAGCGCGTCGCACGGGCTGCCCGATTTGGGCGTGACGACTTTGCACGATGTATTAGAGGATGCACGGCGCATCGCTTCGGCGACTGAATTGCCGCTGTTGGTCGATGCCGATACGGGCTGGGGCGATTCACGGATGATCGGCCGCGCGACACGTGAACTGATCCGCTCTGGTGCAGCCGGGCTGCACTTGGAAGATCAGATCGCGGAGAAACGCTGCGGCCATCGCCCCGGTAAACGACTGGTCTCGACAATCGAGATGCAGGATCGTTTGAAAGCCGCCTTGGACAGCCGAACCAATGACAGGTTCGCGATCATGGCTCGGACCGATGCCGTGGACGTCGAAGGGATCGATGCGGCGATCGATCGGGCGGCGCGATACGTCGAGACCGGGGCGGAGATGATCTTTGCCGAAGCGGTTGCGTTGCTGGACGATTACAAACGCTTCACCGCCGCGGTCGAAGTGCCTGTGTTGGCGAACATCACCGAATTCGGGAAGACGCCGATGTTCACGGTCGACGAATTGCGGTCGGCCGGAGTGCGGTTGATCTTATATCCGTTGACAGCGTTCCGCTGCATGAATGCCGCCGCTCGGAACGCCTACGAAACACTACGCCGCGACGGAACGCAGGCAGAATTGATTGCCGCGATGCAAACTCGCGAGGAATTGTACGACGTGTTGGATTATCACGCCCAAGAACCGGATTAA
- a CDS encoding citrate/2-methylcitrate synthase: MILTNSTGLAGVVAGETAISTVGKQGVGLTYRGYTIEDLAEHSTFEEVAWLLLHGELPTPAQRDQFLADRIAQQRLSDEMLTFLEQLPETSHPMDVLRSGTSLLGCWEPDHSVDQQQRIAARLLAVYPSMICYWYRFANDRFRIEIESEQTTLAGHFLQLLHSGAPSEVDRRALDVALILYAEHEFNASTFAARVTASTGSDLYSAVCTGIGTLRGPLHGGANEASMRLISSFTEPDEAEQGVLRKLARREKIMGFGHRVYKSTDPRSEIMKRWALTLCKQTRQLKTYAVAERIETVMQREKGLFPNLDFYSAVAFHCLGIPTALFTPLFVMARTAGWCAHIFEQRANNRLIRPTANYIGPSQRPLVRPVQRM, encoded by the coding sequence ATGATTCTCACGAATTCAACGGGTTTGGCCGGCGTAGTCGCTGGCGAGACGGCGATCAGCACCGTGGGCAAGCAAGGCGTCGGTCTAACCTACCGCGGTTACACCATCGAAGACTTGGCGGAGCATTCGACGTTTGAAGAGGTGGCGTGGCTGCTGCTGCACGGCGAGCTGCCAACTCCCGCCCAGCGCGATCAATTCCTCGCCGACCGGATCGCCCAGCAACGGCTATCGGACGAGATGCTCACCTTTCTGGAGCAACTGCCCGAGACGTCGCATCCGATGGACGTGTTGCGCAGCGGGACGTCGCTGCTGGGATGTTGGGAGCCCGATCATTCGGTCGACCAACAGCAACGGATCGCCGCGCGGCTGCTGGCTGTCTACCCATCGATGATCTGTTATTGGTACCGGTTCGCAAACGATCGGTTCCGGATCGAAATCGAATCCGAACAGACGACCTTGGCGGGACACTTCCTGCAGCTGTTGCACAGCGGTGCGCCGTCGGAAGTCGATCGCCGGGCGTTGGATGTCGCATTGATCCTGTACGCCGAACATGAATTCAACGCGTCGACCTTCGCCGCGCGGGTGACCGCTTCGACCGGATCGGATCTCTATTCGGCGGTCTGCACCGGAATCGGAACGCTGCGAGGGCCGCTGCACGGCGGTGCCAACGAAGCGTCGATGCGGTTGATCTCCAGCTTCACCGAGCCCGACGAGGCGGAACAGGGCGTTCTACGCAAGCTCGCCCGGCGCGAGAAGATCATGGGATTTGGACACCGCGTTTACAAGTCGACCGATCCGAGGTCGGAGATCATGAAACGCTGGGCACTGACGCTGTGCAAACAGACACGTCAGTTGAAAACCTATGCGGTTGCCGAGCGGATCGAAACGGTGATGCAACGTGAGAAGGGGCTGTTCCCCAACCTCGACTTCTACAGCGCCGTGGCATTCCATTGTTTGGGAATCCCCACCGCGCTGTTTACGCCCTTGTTCGTGATGGCTCGAACCGCGGGCTGGTGCGCTCATATCTTTGAACAACGGGCCAACAACCGCTTGATCCGACCGACCGCAAACTACATCGGCCCCAGCCAACGGCCGCTGGTGCGGCCCGTCCAGAGAATGTGA
- a CDS encoding cobalamin B12-binding domain-containing protein yields MNQPPLAQRILLAKVGLDGHDRGIKVVARGLRDAGFHVIYSGLWQSIDAVVQAAADEDVDWLGVSILNGAHMTLVPALLESLRQRELSQIGVIVGGIIPPADQAKLIELGVRGCFGPGTPLPSIVEFCNS; encoded by the coding sequence ATGAACCAACCTCCACTTGCTCAACGAATTTTGTTAGCCAAAGTTGGCCTCGACGGTCACGACCGCGGGATCAAGGTCGTCGCCCGAGGCTTGCGCGACGCGGGGTTCCACGTCATCTACAGCGGCCTGTGGCAATCGATCGATGCCGTCGTCCAAGCCGCGGCTGACGAAGATGTCGACTGGCTGGGCGTCAGTATTCTCAATGGTGCTCATATGACTCTGGTTCCCGCGCTTTTGGAATCGCTTCGCCAGCGTGAGCTCTCCCAAATCGGCGTGATCGTCGGCGGGATCATTCCGCCAGCCGACCAGGCGAAACTGATCGAACTCGGAGTTCGTGGCTGTTTCGGCCCCGGGACGCCTCTTCCTTCGATCGTCGAGTTTTGCAACAGCTGA
- a CDS encoding acyl-CoA carboxylase subunit beta, producing MTSLRELTEQITCQELTLREGGGAEGQQRQLRHGRLPVRQRLELLLDHGRPFLELGLWAADGMYQEWGGVPAAGIVTGIGFVQGHGCLIAANDATVKAGAMFPQSVKKLLRAQKIAYQFRMPVIYLVDSAGVFLPLQDEIFPDEDDFGRIFRNNAVLSAAGVIQYAAVMGNCVAGGSYLPVLCDKLLMTDGSQMCLAGPALVKAAIGQTADPEQLGGASMHASISGTVDFHEPDDPACLNRLRSLVDLLPIDRSRSSDICDVGPERDCDSVYDIVSADGRQEYDIRDVLRSIVDGDSLQEYKAEFGQTIVTAFARIGRHPIGIVANQKRRCRAADGELQVGGVIYPDAADKAARFVMDCNQMRVPIVFVQDVQGFMVGKQAEQAGIIRAGAKLVNVISNSIVPKLTVIIGGSFGAGHYAMCGKAYDPALILAWPSAKYAVMGGNQAADTLLQLQLREAQRSGRTLADGEVDALRDSIRQRYQEQTDIRYGAARSWVDAIIPPHETRLWFLAALDLLPATEQQNFRAGVLQV from the coding sequence ATGACCAGCTTGAGAGAGCTCACCGAACAAATCACTTGCCAAGAGCTGACGCTCCGCGAAGGAGGCGGTGCCGAGGGGCAGCAGCGACAGTTGCGGCACGGCCGATTGCCGGTGCGTCAGCGGTTGGAATTGTTGTTGGACCACGGACGTCCCTTCTTGGAACTGGGGCTCTGGGCGGCGGATGGGATGTACCAAGAATGGGGCGGCGTTCCGGCGGCTGGAATCGTCACGGGGATTGGTTTTGTTCAAGGTCACGGTTGTCTGATCGCCGCCAACGATGCAACGGTCAAAGCGGGAGCGATGTTTCCGCAATCGGTCAAGAAGCTGCTGCGAGCACAGAAGATCGCCTACCAATTCCGGATGCCGGTGATCTACCTTGTCGATTCAGCCGGCGTCTTTTTGCCGCTGCAGGACGAGATCTTTCCCGACGAAGACGACTTCGGACGAATCTTCCGCAACAACGCAGTCCTCTCGGCTGCGGGAGTGATCCAATACGCGGCGGTGATGGGAAACTGCGTCGCCGGCGGATCGTACCTTCCCGTCTTGTGCGACAAGCTGCTGATGACCGATGGCAGCCAGATGTGCCTGGCGGGGCCGGCGCTTGTGAAAGCGGCGATCGGTCAAACCGCCGATCCCGAACAACTCGGCGGGGCGTCGATGCACGCATCGATCAGCGGCACCGTCGACTTTCACGAACCGGACGATCCCGCTTGTTTAAACCGCTTGCGTTCGCTGGTCGATCTATTGCCGATCGATCGGTCGCGGTCGAGCGACATTTGTGACGTGGGGCCAGAGCGAGATTGCGATTCGGTTTACGACATCGTTTCGGCGGACGGGCGGCAGGAGTACGACATCCGCGACGTGTTGCGAAGCATCGTCGATGGAGACTCGTTGCAGGAATACAAAGCGGAATTTGGGCAGACGATTGTAACGGCATTCGCTCGGATCGGCCGACATCCCATCGGAATCGTCGCTAATCAAAAACGGCGATGCCGGGCGGCCGACGGTGAGCTTCAAGTCGGCGGCGTGATCTATCCCGACGCCGCCGACAAAGCTGCTCGGTTTGTGATGGACTGTAATCAGATGCGGGTTCCCATCGTCTTCGTTCAGGACGTGCAAGGCTTTATGGTTGGCAAACAGGCGGAGCAAGCGGGGATCATCCGCGCCGGAGCCAAGTTAGTCAATGTAATCAGCAATTCGATCGTGCCGAAGTTGACAGTGATCATCGGCGGATCGTTTGGTGCGGGGCATTATGCGATGTGCGGAAAAGCGTACGACCCCGCGCTGATCCTCGCCTGGCCCTCGGCGAAGTACGCGGTGATGGGCGGCAACCAAGCGGCCGACACGCTGTTGCAATTGCAGTTGCGCGAAGCCCAACGCAGCGGACGCACGTTGGCCGATGGAGAAGTCGATGCGCTGCGCGATTCGATCCGCCAGCGATATCAAGAACAGACCGACATTCGCTACGGTGCAGCGCGCAGTTGGGTCGACGCGATCATCCCGCCGCACGAAACGCGACTCTGGTTTCTGGCGGCGCTCGATCTGTTGCCAGCCACCGAGCAACAAAATTTCAGAGCGGGAGTGTTGCAGGTTTAG
- a CDS encoding bifunctional 2-methylcitrate dehydratase/aconitate hydratase, whose amino-acid sequence MPHDSSRNQIPSLAQRLGRGNRVALARLLSLACKQEHRSTIAAAIRGQDASASPRDAEVIALTGSGGVGKSSLLGLLVSDYVDRGATVGVLACDPESPISGGAVLGDRCRIATGSATERLFVRSLSTMSGQQGVASSVALSLRIMKAFGFDRIFVETVGVGQGDVAIRDLVDVVVLTLQPQTGDDLQWEKAGLLEVADVVVVNKSDLPGSDATVAELRHQLTSAESQSVAIVQTSVADRTGIETLCAAIDTALRSRRDVRSMYAPAAKPRALAAGDASQTDPLLQQIADYVCAPADFSDEAWATARLCLFDSLGCGLLALNHPQCTRLLGPVVPGATLENGARVPGTAYRLDPVAAAWNIGCMIRWLDFNDTWLAAEWGHPSDNFGGILAVADYRTRHGNPLTVRDVLAAAIKAYEIQGILALENSFNRVGLDHVLLVRIATAAVATHLLGGTRQQVIDAVSNAWVDGGALRCYRHTPNTGSRKSWAAGDATRRGVQLALLSVAGESGYASALSAPQWGFEDVLFGGQSIALPRPLGCYVIENVLLKVAFPAEFHAQTAAEAAIALSRQLGSRADSIQRIRIETQESAIRIIDKTGPLHNPADRDHCLQYIVAVALLKGRLTAEDYGAEAASDPRIDRLRSLMEVVEDRQYSRDYLNPDKRSIANAVQLFYDDGSASQRIAIEYPLGHRRRRDEAKPLLREKFISNVATRFSPQRVELLQRCFDDDGLDAMSIDRFIDRFVETS is encoded by the coding sequence ATGCCGCACGATAGCTCTCGTAACCAGATTCCATCGCTTGCCCAACGATTGGGCCGCGGCAATCGAGTGGCACTGGCGAGGTTGTTGTCTTTGGCCTGTAAACAGGAGCATCGATCGACCATTGCGGCGGCGATACGCGGGCAGGATGCGAGCGCGTCGCCGCGCGATGCGGAGGTGATCGCGTTGACCGGCAGCGGCGGTGTGGGCAAGAGCAGTCTGTTGGGATTGTTGGTCAGCGATTATGTCGATCGTGGAGCCACGGTCGGTGTGTTAGCTTGTGATCCGGAGAGTCCGATCAGCGGCGGGGCGGTGTTGGGAGACCGTTGCCGGATAGCGACCGGATCGGCGACCGAGCGGTTGTTCGTTCGCAGTCTGTCCACGATGTCGGGGCAGCAAGGCGTGGCCTCGTCGGTAGCGCTATCACTGCGAATCATGAAGGCCTTCGGGTTCGATCGGATCTTCGTGGAGACCGTTGGCGTCGGGCAAGGGGATGTTGCGATCCGCGATCTGGTCGACGTCGTCGTCCTGACGCTGCAACCGCAGACCGGTGACGATTTGCAATGGGAGAAAGCCGGCCTCTTGGAAGTCGCCGACGTAGTGGTCGTCAATAAATCGGACCTGCCTGGATCCGATGCGACAGTCGCCGAACTGCGACATCAATTGACGAGCGCCGAATCACAATCGGTAGCGATCGTGCAGACGTCGGTCGCGGATCGCACAGGGATCGAAACGCTTTGCGCAGCGATCGACACCGCGTTGCGATCGCGCCGCGACGTTCGATCAATGTACGCACCCGCTGCGAAACCGCGTGCGCTCGCTGCGGGCGATGCAAGTCAGACCGATCCGTTGTTGCAACAGATCGCCGATTATGTCTGCGCCCCGGCGGACTTCAGCGACGAAGCCTGGGCCACTGCCAGGCTGTGCCTGTTCGATAGCCTCGGTTGCGGTTTGTTAGCACTCAACCATCCGCAGTGCACCCGGTTGTTGGGGCCCGTTGTTCCCGGAGCAACATTGGAAAACGGAGCGCGAGTGCCGGGGACGGCTTATCGTTTGGATCCTGTCGCGGCGGCTTGGAACATCGGATGTATGATCCGTTGGCTCGACTTCAACGACACTTGGCTGGCGGCGGAATGGGGCCATCCGTCCGACAATTTTGGCGGCATCTTGGCGGTCGCGGACTATCGAACGCGTCACGGCAATCCGCTGACGGTCCGCGACGTCTTGGCCGCTGCGATCAAGGCGTATGAAATCCAGGGGATCTTGGCGCTGGAAAACTCCTTCAATCGAGTCGGCTTGGATCATGTGCTGTTGGTCCGGATTGCGACCGCCGCCGTGGCGACTCATCTGTTGGGAGGCACGCGGCAACAGGTGATCGATGCGGTCAGCAACGCTTGGGTCGACGGCGGCGCCCTGCGATGCTACCGCCACACGCCGAATACCGGTTCGCGAAAGAGTTGGGCGGCTGGGGATGCGACGCGGCGTGGCGTACAGTTAGCCCTCTTGAGCGTCGCCGGCGAGAGCGGTTATGCCAGCGCATTGTCGGCGCCGCAGTGGGGATTTGAAGACGTCTTGTTCGGCGGACAATCGATCGCATTGCCGCGACCGCTGGGATGTTACGTGATCGAGAACGTGTTGCTTAAAGTCGCGTTTCCGGCGGAGTTCCATGCGCAGACGGCTGCCGAAGCGGCAATCGCATTGTCGCGACAACTTGGATCGCGGGCGGATTCCATTCAACGGATTCGGATCGAGACGCAGGAGTCGGCGATCCGGATCATCGACAAGACGGGGCCGCTGCACAATCCGGCCGATCGCGATCATTGTTTGCAGTACATCGTGGCGGTCGCGCTGCTGAAAGGACGCCTAACGGCGGAGGACTACGGCGCCGAAGCCGCCTCCGATCCGCGGATCGATCGGCTGCGATCGTTGATGGAAGTCGTCGAAGATCGGCAGTACTCGCGCGACTATCTGAATCCCGACAAGCGTTCGATCGCCAATGCGGTCCAGTTGTTTTATGACGATGGTTCGGCCAGCCAGCGGATTGCCATCGAATACCCGCTAGGGCATCGGCGTCGACGCGACGAAGCGAAACCACTGCTGCGGGAAAAGTTTATAAGCAACGTGGCAACGCGCTTCAGTCCCCAGCGAGTTGAGTTATTGCAGCGCTGTTTTGACGATGACGGATTGGATGCAATGTCGATCGATCGATTCATCGATCGTTTTGTGGAAACCTCGTGA
- a CDS encoding acyl-CoA mutase large subunit family protein, with product MNFVAAESPAFRTSLSGVPIKPLYGPADLADFSAQAEIGRPGQFPYTRGIHESMYCGRLWTIRQFAGFGRPRDTNRRFRFLLDQGQTGLSTAFDLPTLMGLDSDDPRSVGEVGRLGVAVDTIDDILALFDGVDLQKVSVSMTINAPAIVVMAFYLAAARQRGCDWRQLRGTIQNDILKEFHAQNEFVFPPEPSVRLVVDLIAFCTRYVPQWNPVSISGYHIREAGSTAQQELAFTLADGQHYVQKCLERGLSIDAFAPRLSFFFNAHNDLFEEVAKYRAARALWAEMIRDDYGAKSEASWKLRFHAQTAGCSLQAAQPEVNVVRVAYQAMAAVLGGCQSLHTNSMDETFALPSEQAVTLALRTQQVLAHETGVTNTVDPLGGSYFVESFTHKMKQDADACFRAIADQGGMIAAVENGYFRRQIADAAFEYQTAVDRSEKLVVGVNAFQQPDRDPIAVMEIDPATEPGQIGTLRAVKQNRSGADVTRSLDALRHAAEHRDNVMSSLLQAADDRATVQECVDALADVYGRFRPSAAW from the coding sequence ATGAATTTCGTTGCCGCCGAATCACCCGCTTTCCGAACATCGCTCAGCGGCGTTCCGATAAAGCCGTTGTACGGTCCCGCCGACCTGGCGGACTTTTCGGCGCAGGCGGAGATTGGTCGGCCTGGACAGTTCCCCTACACCCGTGGCATCCACGAATCGATGTATTGCGGACGGTTGTGGACGATCCGCCAGTTCGCCGGCTTTGGGCGACCTCGCGATACAAATCGCCGCTTCCGCTTTCTCTTGGATCAGGGGCAGACGGGCCTCAGCACCGCCTTTGATCTGCCGACGTTGATGGGATTGGACAGCGACGACCCGCGATCGGTTGGCGAAGTCGGCCGCTTGGGCGTCGCCGTCGACACCATCGACGATATCTTGGCACTTTTCGATGGCGTCGATCTGCAGAAGGTTTCCGTCTCGATGACGATCAACGCTCCGGCGATCGTAGTGATGGCCTTCTATCTGGCAGCAGCTCGGCAGCGCGGCTGCGATTGGCGTCAGCTGAGAGGGACGATTCAGAACGACATCTTAAAAGAGTTCCATGCGCAGAACGAATTTGTCTTTCCGCCGGAGCCTTCGGTTCGGTTGGTGGTCGATTTGATCGCGTTTTGCACCCGCTATGTCCCGCAGTGGAATCCGGTATCGATCAGCGGATACCACATCCGTGAAGCCGGTTCGACGGCGCAGCAGGAGCTGGCGTTTACGCTGGCCGATGGACAGCATTATGTGCAAAAGTGTCTCGAACGGGGACTCAGTATCGACGCGTTCGCGCCGCGGCTCAGCTTCTTCTTCAACGCGCACAACGATCTGTTTGAAGAGGTCGCCAAGTATCGGGCGGCGCGAGCGTTGTGGGCAGAGATGATCCGCGATGATTATGGTGCGAAATCGGAAGCTTCGTGGAAGCTGCGGTTCCATGCGCAGACGGCTGGTTGTTCGCTGCAAGCGGCGCAGCCGGAAGTGAATGTTGTGCGAGTCGCCTATCAAGCGATGGCCGCAGTGCTTGGCGGCTGTCAGTCGTTGCATACCAATTCGATGGACGAAACGTTTGCCTTGCCCAGCGAACAAGCGGTCACGTTGGCACTGCGAACTCAGCAGGTGCTGGCGCACGAGACCGGCGTTACCAATACTGTCGATCCGTTGGGTGGCAGCTATTTTGTGGAAAGCTTCACGCACAAGATGAAGCAGGACGCCGACGCTTGCTTTCGGGCGATCGCCGATCAAGGCGGCATGATCGCCGCCGTGGAGAATGGCTATTTCCGCCGCCAGATTGCCGATGCCGCTTTCGAATATCAAACCGCTGTTGATCGCAGCGAGAAGCTGGTCGTTGGCGTCAACGCATTTCAACAGCCCGATCGCGATCCGATCGCAGTGATGGAGATCGACCCGGCGACGGAACCCGGCCAAATCGGTACCCTACGCGCCGTCAAACAAAACCGCAGCGGTGCCGATGTGACGCGTTCGCTCGACGCGCTGCGGCACGCTGCCGAACATCGTGACAACGTGATGTCCAGTCTGCTGCAAGCGGCCGACGACCGGGCGACGGTGCAGGAATGTGTCGACGCCTTGGCCGATGTCTATGGCCGCTTCCGACCTTCGGCGGCATGGTGA